DNA from Bordetella genomosp. 13:
GCAAGCAGCCCCGTCAGCGCGCCGCACACGACCGCCGCGAGCCACAGCTGCGCCGGATCGATGAAGAGGAATATCTCGTCAAGCTTGACGCCTGCCTCGTGGGTGTACACCTGTCGGTAGCGCTGCAAGGCGGGGCGCACCCAGGCCTGCGCGTGCCATGCCAGCGCCGCCACCGCCATGCCCGCCATGACGAAGGCCAGCCACGTCATGCCGAACCGTCCTGCACGGCATTCGTGTAGACCGCGGCCAACGCGCCGCGGGCGTCGGGGCCATCGCCCTGCCAACCGTCCATGAAGGTCGGTCGCAAGCCGGTGTCGACGAAGCCGCGCACGGGATCGTAGCGGAACAGCTCCTGCAACTGTATGCGGCCGCTTTCCATTCCCGTGACTTCGACGATGGCCGTGACCAGCCGGCGGCCATCCGACAGGCGCGCCTGCTGGACGAGGATGTCGATGCTGGAGGCGATATGTTCGCGCACCACCGCAAGCGGAAGGTCCAGGCCGGCCATCAGCGTCATGGCCTCGAGCCTGCCCAGAGCGTCCCGCGGCGAATTGGCATGCAGCGTGGTGAGAGAGCCTTCGTGCCCGGTGTTCATGGCCGTCAGCATGTCGAAGGCTTCGGCGCCGCGGCATTCGCCCACCACGATGCGGTCGGGCCGCATCCGCAGTGCGTTGCGCACCAGATCGCGGATGTCCACCCTGCCCCTGCCCTCCAGGTTGGGAGGCCGGGCCTCGAGCGAGACCAGGTGCTCGTGATGCAGCCGCAGCTCGGCGGCGTCTTCGATGGTGACGATACGCTCGCCGTCGGGAATGGTATTGGAAAGAATGTTGAGCAGCGTGGTCTTGCCGGAGCCGGTGCCGCCCGACACGACGATGTTCTTGCGCTGGCGCACGCAGAGCATCAGAAGTCCCGCCATGGCGGGGTCGAGCGAACCATTGCGGACCAGGTCGGGCAAGTGCGGCCGACGCATGGGGAATTTGCGTATGGTGAGGCTGGGGCCCCGTATGGCGATGGGCGGTATCACCGCATTGACGCGCGAGCCATCGGGCAGCCGCGCATCGACCATGGGCGAGCTTTCGTCGATGCGCCGCCCCAGCGGCGCGACGATGCGCTCGATCACCCAGCGCACCGATTGTTCGCTGCTGAAGACCGCGGCATGGCGCGCCAGCGTGCCGCCGCGTTCGACATATACCTCGTCGTGGCGGTTGACCATGATCTCGGTGATGCCGGGGTCCGCCAGCAACGATTCCAGCGGGCCTAGTCCTACAGCCTCGTCCAGCACGGCGCGGCACAGACGGGCCCGATCGACATGTGATGGCAGGTCGCCGTCCTGGCCGACCAGGTCGTCCAGCAGCTTCTGCGCCTCGGCCCGCAGCGCCTGGTCGCTCATGCCGGCCACGTCCCGCCGCCGCAGATCCAGGGCTTGCAGCAAGGCGGCGTGCAGGCGCTTGTGATACGGCAGCAGCACCATGGCGTCCTGCATCGGATCGCGCGGTTCCGCTTGCGCGTCGGCAACGCCGGCCGGCGCAACGGCATGTTCATCGCACGAATCATCGGTCGCGCCGCCAGCGTTCGGATCGAGGCGCACGCGCACTTGGCACGGGCCGATGAGAATGCGGTCTTCGGGCATCAGCGGGGCATGCGTGGCAATGCGCGTGCCGTTGACCATGGTGCCCGCCAGCGTGCCCAGGTCTTCGAGCACGATGCTGTCGCCGCGCACCGCCAGCGTCGCGTGCTGCTTGCCCACCCGCCAATTGGCGATGCGTACGGCGCAATGCGCGGCGCGGCCTATGGTGATGGGCGGCGCGCCACGGTGCAGGCGCTGCGTTCCATCTTCGAAGGTGAGTTCCAGTTCGAGCATGGTCAGAAGGCTCCGGAAGATTGCGTGTAAGGAGGCACCACCCATTGCGAGCCCGCGCCATCGGGACTGCTCCAGCCGCGGCCCGACGCGGCTGGCGGCAGAGGGCCAATCTGCGGCGGATCGGGGAAGGCCTGCTGCAACACGCCCTGCGCCTGACGTACGCTTTGGTCGAAACCCGCGTAGTCGGGCGAGACGATGCTGGGCGTGACGAAAATGGCCAGCTCGGTGTCGCGGGTCTGCGAGCGGCGGGTGGAAAAGAGACTGCCCAGCAGCGGGATATCGGAAAGCAGCGGCAAGCCGCTGCGCTCGGTCGCGCGCTCTCGCGACAGGAATCCGCCCAGCACGAGAGTCTGTCCGGAACGCACGTTGAACTCGGTCATGGCGCGACGCGTGCGCAGCGCCGGGCCGGACGGCAGGCTCATGGAAGCATCGATGGAACTGGCTTCGACCTCGATGCGCGAGCGTATGGTGCCGTTGCGGTCGATGCGCGGCGTGATCTGCAAGGACACGCCGTATGGCTTGAATTGCGTGTTGCTGCCGCCGTCGCGGTCGGTCGTGGCGTAGGGAACCTCTCCGCCCGCCAGGAACGAGGCCGTGCTGCCGCTGCGCGCGAGCAATTGCGGCTGCGCCAGCAGCACGGCCTCGCCACGCTGCGCCAGCGCACCGAGACTGGCGGCCAGCATGGCATTGACGCCGAAGTATCCGGCGGCGCGTCCGGTGGGCATCGGCATGGCCAGCGGCGGCTGGCCGGGCCGCTCGGTAAGCGCCCGCGCCGCCGAGCCGCCGTCCCACGCAAGGCCTGCCTGCAAGCCTCCTTGAGTGGCGGGATCCCAGCGCACGCCGAACTCGAGCAGCCGGGAACTGGGCAGTTCGACGACCTGTACATCCAACAGCACCATGCGGTCCCAGCCCACCTGGCCGGTGAAATCGAGAATGCCGGGGTAGCGCTGCGCCAGGGCGGCGATGCGCGCACGGTCATCGTCGGACAGGTCATTGCCTTCGATGACGATGTTGCCGCCGACCTGCACGCTGCGCGCGGCGGGTATGCCTTCGAGGAGTTTGTCCACCTCGGCTCGCATGCGCCGCAGGCCGGCGGCATAGACGCGCACGGTGTACGCCACGGGCGCACTCTTGCCGGCCCATACGTGCACGGTAGACGTACCTTCCTGGCGAGCGAACAGCACGACCTCGCGCTCATCCGCCGCCATCGCGGTAAGCACCTGCCCATTGCCCACCGCTACCCGGTGCGCGCCGGGTGCGGCCAGCACGCGGCTTTCCCCGACCTCGAGTTCGATGTCAGTGGCAGGCATGTCGGCTTGCGCGGCCGCCGGCATCGCCGTAGACGGGCGACCGCCTGGCGCCGCCTGCACCGCTCGCTCGGCGTGCAGCACTTGTATCGGCAGGGTCACCAGCACC
Protein-coding regions in this window:
- a CDS encoding type II and III secretion system protein family protein: MPAAAQADMPATDIELEVGESRVLAAPGAHRVAVGNGQVLTAMAADEREVVLFARQEGTSTVHVWAGKSAPVAYTVRVYAAGLRRMRAEVDKLLEGIPAARSVQVGGNIVIEGNDLSDDDRARIAALAQRYPGILDFTGQVGWDRMVLLDVQVVELPSSRLLEFGVRWDPATQGGLQAGLAWDGGSAARALTERPGQPPLAMPMPTGRAAGYFGVNAMLAASLGALAQRGEAVLLAQPQLLARSGSTASFLAGGEVPYATTDRDGGSNTQFKPYGVSLQITPRIDRNGTIRSRIEVEASSIDASMSLPSGPALRTRRAMTEFNVRSGQTLVLGGFLSRERATERSGLPLLSDIPLLGSLFSTRRSQTRDTELAIFVTPSIVSPDYAGFDQSVRQAQGVLQQAFPDPPQIGPLPPAASGRGWSSPDGAGSQWVVPPYTQSSGAF
- a CDS encoding ATPase, T2SS/T4P/T4SS family, yielding MTMLELELTFEDGTQRLHRGAPPITIGRAAHCAVRIANWRVGKQHATLAVRGDSIVLEDLGTLAGTMVNGTRIATHAPLMPEDRILIGPCQVRVRLDPNAGGATDDSCDEHAVAPAGVADAQAEPRDPMQDAMVLLPYHKRLHAALLQALDLRRRDVAGMSDQALRAEAQKLLDDLVGQDGDLPSHVDRARLCRAVLDEAVGLGPLESLLADPGITEIMVNRHDEVYVERGGTLARHAAVFSSEQSVRWVIERIVAPLGRRIDESSPMVDARLPDGSRVNAVIPPIAIRGPSLTIRKFPMRRPHLPDLVRNGSLDPAMAGLLMLCVRQRKNIVVSGGTGSGKTTLLNILSNTIPDGERIVTIEDAAELRLHHEHLVSLEARPPNLEGRGRVDIRDLVRNALRMRPDRIVVGECRGAEAFDMLTAMNTGHEGSLTTLHANSPRDALGRLEAMTLMAGLDLPLAVVREHIASSIDILVQQARLSDGRRLVTAIVEVTGMESGRIQLQELFRYDPVRGFVDTGLRPTFMDGWQGDGPDARGALAAVYTNAVQDGSA